In the Oscarella lobularis chromosome 9, ooOscLobu1.1, whole genome shotgun sequence genome, TTGCGGCAGGTTGAGACAGTggcgaggaagaagaagtcaaAACTCTGCAACAAATTTCTAAACGAATTTTACGCTTAAACATTAAGCGGgcttgattttttagacaaAAAAGGACGAGGGGCGGTCTCTTTCTGAAGGCGGtgaaaaatgcaaaagaCGCGGGGTGAAATCATTTTTTATATTCAAACGATTGAGCtagagaggagaagaaggaggaagagaaggctATTACTAAGTCGAAGACGCGGTCAAAACGCTGTAAGGAATTCCTAACCGCCGCCAAAGTTTTAAGTTTCCCTTGTATCTATATATAGACGAAGACCCTAAATTGCAATCCTTGCAGAGCGCGTTTTTACGTTCGGCAATCGGACATATGCGGAACAAAAGTTACTTCTGTCCGATTAACTTGCGTAACGTCCGGTCCTATTGTTCGAGCGATCTCCTCGACAATTGTAGACATTTTGCCTAGTGAGCTAAAAGACAATTTCCCGTACAGGTGCAGCTTTCCGTAGAAGTGCAGATACTTCACGTGCGTGTCGCCATCTTGATGACCGCGTGATGACCGCGTGCGAAGAAGGCCCTCCAAGCAAGAACGAGCTGCCAACCCAAACGACTGTCGAGACATGGAAACGGCAGTTAGATCGTGAATATGACGCAGCCGTGTTGCTACGCTACGATGTGAGTAGCGGAGATGTCGTTTTGCGTCAAAAATGTTCTATTTGCACGGAGTTTCGCGATCGGCTCTCCGGAATGAAGAACTTCCGATCTGCTTTTTCGACGGTTCCACTAATGTGAGAAAATCGTAATCATGCCAAAAGTCAGATGcacgaaaaaacgatgacgttATTCCGCAGGAAAAGTCAAAAGCAGAATTAACACAGATTCACCGTGCCTTTGAAAATCAGGATTTGAAAAATCAGGATTAAGCGGAAGGAACCTCGATTCTTGCCTATTTTATCCCTTTGTGACAAAATCCAATTTATTTAATACATGTATCATATATGTCTTACAAGAACACCCAAGTGCGTTTCGCGCTTGcgcattttcttcgtcatcacgAACGTCCCGTGTAGCTGTATTAGACGCATGAAGGTATACCGGGTCTCTGTTGTCGTCGCTACtgaagtcacgtgaccaaaACATCAGGGAAAGAACGGCAGAAATCGGGAGATTTTCAAAACGAGACGCGAACGATCAAACGCTTTATCGTTTCGCACACCATTTGACGCTAACATTTTGCGACGAGGCTTCTGTGTTCTCCAACATTTCACCACGTCATATGATGTAGTTTTTTGGTACTTGATAAGttttttccaattttttAGAGTGAAAGAAACTAAATTATTTCAAAGTTCCTTTTGTTAGTGCGCGCTATTTTTTCGATGTCGTTTTTTGGCTTGTTTTAGATGTTTGACCCTGTGATATAATGTATTAGGCTATTCTTTAGCCCCTTTTCTCGCGTTAGACGTAAATGTCGCGTTTCACTCGAAAAAATGCTGTTTTTGAAAAaggtgcgcgcgctaaaataCCGAATCGCTATGGTTTTCTGCATATATTAGCATCTCAATGGACGCAGAAGAAGCCGCCGCAGCTATTTTGGACGTTTCGAGAGATGCAGACGACCTGCAATtggaagatgaagacgaaatggTGAGTTTCGGGGAGCAATCGCCTCATCGTTCAAGAGATCCTCACGATCGCGCAAGGTAAGATTCTAAAATTTATTCACAGTTTTTGTTGTTTAGATGATATTGGGTTCAATGAATCACTTGACCaatcgattttgacgtcgcctACCCAAActcctgcaaaaaaagaaacctagtaaaatatttttatgcACAGcatatttgattctaatttcttttttagctgCCGCTGAGGAATCCAATTCACTTAGTGAAGATGACAATGAAGGCGGCAGTAGAGATGACGGAAGCAACCACGACACTGACAGTTGtagcgtcgacggcgacgacgatagcggtgacgtcgacattagcgacgacgacgaacgaccTCGATACACGTTTCGAGCGCTCAGCACGCGTCTTGCCAATCTTGTTGCCGCTCAAGACGGCAGCTTCCCGGCATTCGGCGGAAGCAATAGAGACGACGATAGtactgacgacgacgacgacgaacctcGCTACCGTTTGACAGATTCAGGCTGTCGCCTTGTGAAATTGCGCGCCGAATTCGGAGTTGAAGTCGATGCAGATTGGCGTGGCGCcaccgacgaagacgacgacgatgaatcAAGCGGCGACAGTTCTTCTaacgacggtgacgacgaagacgacgacggagatgCGGAGTACAGGATtagcgacgaaagcgaccgTGGCAATGACGACTTCGATCTTGACGGTGCCGTACCAGACGACGGCGGTGACACTGGCGACGCTGACGAACCAGACAACGATAGTGACGCtgacgagagcgacggcgctGCTGCGCAAAATATTGGAATACGAAAACAACAGGCACAGCAGAATACCGGCGTCATTACCGAACTCGCGAACACTTTACCTTGAGGATATTCGCAGACATTTTTCGATCGCGATTCTTGTCTTCCGTCGTTTGACCAATGCACAGAGCCGACTGGAATTACTTCTGCGGTGTCAGGCAACGAAACACCAATATGGTTTTTACAGAAATTTTTTGACCATGTGGTTATGAATCACATTGTAATAGAAACTAACAGATACGAAAATTGAAGGTAGGCTTTATTCAAAAGCAACATCAAATTTTTAAGGATCCTAATTTTGCAACGACAAAAGAAGAACTGACGGTAATGTTCGGCATGTTTTTCGCGTTTGGTATGAAGTCAGctccgtttctcgtcgacaacTGGTCGCGACACCCGGTTCGATCAAGCCATGCGACGAGAAACATGGGGTATACGCGCTTTCGAACATTCTTGTCAAACATTCACTTTCTgacaacaacgacaacgtGCCAGCGGGACAACCTGGTCACAACATCCACAAAATTCGTCAACTAATTTCAATGGTTTCTGAACGGTTTGTACACTATTTACATTATTTATACATTATTTACAAACTTTACAATTCTAGGTGCACCAGAGCCTACAAGCCCCACCATAGTCTTTCGGTCGACGAGGCTATGGTCAAATTCAAAGGCCGAAAGTCGATCAAACAATACATGCCAGGAAAACCTGTGAAGTACGCTTCAAAATGTGGGCGATGTAAGAAAGacctttctttctttccttctcttttttctcaataaCCTTTTTTATACAGCTGCGATTCAACAAACTGGTATACTATGGTGTTCCACCTTTACCGCGGTAAAGACGACGCTAGAGGCGGCGGCATGGGAGAACGTGTCGTCTTGACGCTAGCCGAGACCTTTCTAGATAAAGGATATCACATTTATTGTGATAACTTTTTTCGTCTCCGGCGCCTGCCTACTCTCTTCTTTTGCGCGACACCTGCATGATCGGAACGTGTCGGGAAATAAGAAAAGGCGTTCCGGCAACGATCAAAAAGCGGATGGACAAACAACCAACACCGCAAGCGGCTTTGGTTGCTgatttcgccgtcgataATTTCCGCTacttctcgccgacgaaatGATTGAGACTGCCTGTTTTCAAACGGCCGTCGAGCGTCATTCGACGGCGGAGGTGGAAAGATACGCGGGACGCCACTTCCCTGAAAAGTTTCCCAACAAAACGAAGTGTTGCCGCGTCAAAAACTGCAAAAGCCTCCCGTCCTATTGTTGCGACCGCTGCAAGGTTCTTTGCGCCGCGCCATGCTTTAGGAAGTATCATTCCTAAATTTTTGCTTCTTGTTGCCATGGAAACGTGACGTGAACAATTGAAATAATGTTATTGATGTTGTAGTTCGTTGCACAAAAAATTTAGCGCAAAAGAGCCAAttctctaatttattacgtcATAactcaattttttacaggTGATTGGCCAATATAAAGAGCATCTCAAGGTAAATTATATTTCTTCAAACAGTGGCGTTTCCTTTACATTTACAAATGAATGAACACTACGAACACTATAGTGACGTTGGCATGCCGACGGAGAACGAAGTCAGAGACGGGGGAGGGTGGGAAGCGCTCGCCGGGCTGCGATGGTGTGTCGCCGCACACCCGCCACTTCTTCTTATTGGCTGGCCCGCTAACCCCGCACCCTAGCGCACGTCATCAAATACATTTTTCGTGGGATTAAACTCCACTTGATGACTTACATTCTCTCGCTTTCTGCGTGTAATTCCCCACCAACTCTTTCTACGGGAATTTCCTCCTTCGAGTTGCTCTCACGTAGATCTATTCGTCTACATCGGCGCGCTTGCACTGACTGTGCGCCACTTAGCAACTGTCTCTACACATGCAAACATACTCTAATCAGTTTCACGCACACGTTGCGTCACGTAGCCGTCATCGAGTCCCGTATCGGACCTCGTCTCTACATAACTTCCCCCTTCGAGCGAGCTCGTCTCCGAGCTCTGGTACGGCGAAACCCCCTTTTAACGATGAACACTCCGTCCGGAACCTCCTCAGGACACTCTCGAATGCGGGACACGTTGAGCCGTTCCGCCGCTGCATCTGGCTTAGCAACTGGCTGTACTTCAACTGTGTTCCCCTCCATCGCCTTGACCAGTCGTCCGCGACGAGAACCGCTATCGACGACGGACCACGCAGCGCTGTTTGCGTGGGCAGTCTCGCGTCCTGCCCGTACAATAGGAAGAACGGTGATTCGTTCGTGGAGGAGTAGGGCTTCACTCGATaagcgaaaaggagaaacgcGAGATACCTGTCCCACTCGACTCCGTAGAACTCAGCAGCGTCCGGTTCATCCTTTCGACTATTCCATCTGTTTGGGGATGGTAGGCCGTTGTGTTGATCTTCTTCATATCCAGTAGATCGCAAATGCTGAGCATCAGCAGGGACAGAAATTCCGGACCTCGGCAGAGAATTCGGCACCTCATGTCTACATATCACACATTCGACGAGGAGCTCCGCTATGTTGCGTGCAGTTTCGTCTGCCGTGGGGAACGCCTCGACGCACTTGGTCAGGTAATCGACAAATACGACGATTCGATCATTGCCCTCTCCGTTTTTGGCCTTTTTAGGACGTCGACTCCCACGCGCTCAAACGGCCCACCGACTGGTATCGGCATAAGCTCCGGCTTGCATTGGCGTCCTGCCCCGTCCCTCGCCAGACAAGGCAGATAGACTCGAAAAAACTGGCGGACGTCTAGGCGCATTCTGCCCTACCAGTACCGACGGGATTCCAAGGACGGCTTTCTCCAAAAAGTGCCCCGACAGTCGGTTGCTGTGAATTTCCTCCAGGAGCGTCCAGCGCAACTTTGCCGGCTCGACAACCTGCAGCCTGCATGGGGCTCGCGGATCGACGTGACACAAAACACCATCGATCAGCGTAAACCGACCTTTACTTAGGGCCAGGTACCGCGCCCTTGATTAATTTTCTGGTAGCTTTCCACTACGCTCGAACTATAATTATTTCTCGAAGCACCGGATCGTCGTTCTGTTCCCTTCCCAGGTCTGGTTGCATTTCACGGACTTCGTcgacattttctttctcaccgGGCCCTATAGCCGGAACTTTACAGACGCTCAACACTGGTGTTGCCATCAGCGCCTCCACCTCGTCGCCTGCCGAACTCTCCTTGTCCGACAGCACTGGCGCACGCGACAAGGCATCCGCGTTTTCGTTCACTCTTCCGGGCCGATACCGGATTTCCGGTGACATCTCTTGCACCGCCATACCCCAGCGGGATAATTTTTCCGAACGGTTTTTCAGATTAATCAGCGAGGTCAGCGCAGCATGATCAGTGTACAGAATGGTCTCGTGTCCCAATAGGTAAACTCGAAACTTCCGCAGCCCCCACACGGTGGCAAGGGCTTTCAACTCAGATATGCCATATCTCGTTTAGCTGGGCTTCAGTCCTCGACTCGCGTACGCGATTAGATGAATCGTTTTGTCGTCTTGTCGCTGCTCCAGTATGGCTCCTAGTCCCTTTAAACTGGCGTCGGTCGCGACAAGAAAAGGAAGCTCAAAATCCAGATACACGACCTGGACAGGCGCCAACGTCAACCGACGCTTCAACTCTTCCAATGCTGCCCTGCAATCCGCGTTCCATTCGAACGGCGTATCCTTTTCAACAAGGCTCGAAGAGGAATTGCCCTTCCATTAAACGCCAATGCCTCCGCTGTCCACGAAATGATCTTGAGCGCGTTTCCTGCTCTTTAGAAGAGCAGTTACGAGCTGATTCAATGCCCAAGATTTGGGGGGACAAGAATCTCTGTGGAATTGGGCCGGTCGCATCGGCCGACGTCATTAAAAGTTTAAATCACCGACATATTTCCGCGAGATATAAAATTGGACAAGTACGACGTGTTTGGGCCGCTTGATACTCGTGTTTTCTCCCGATCGCAGTCATGGTGTCAACTTAACAGTTCACTACAAAAATGGCATTGCAGAAAGTTGCATTCAAGTTAAGTCAAGTTTTATTCAATGATTTATCATGTCATCAGAGCGGCTAACAAATGAAAACTTGAAACTTTGCCAAAAACAACACAGTGGGGTTCTACCGTTCTAACCCATTTTGCAGTATTCTTAGGCAACACAGAGCACTTATCGTCATGCCGACGGCAGTCATGGATAACTGGCAGAAAGAATTCCATATTTGATAAGAAGAGAACAACGGGGAAAGTGTCAGTATCATGTCTTCTCACAGAGGGCTCCTGACGTACCTGCCTTCGTTTATATCAGCAAGGGGACGCAGaagcaaaaggaaacgatgatGAAAACAATGTCAGATGGtatattttaaaaaatctaTACCGGGTACTTTGATTACGTATACTCATATATTCGAATGTTATTAGAAATGATGGTGACTACTTCCAAGGACGCTTTTAGTTTAGCCGCCATTGATTGGGTTTCTGACGCAACACCACttttgaaaaatattgaatttaTATGTATGTTCTTATAGGATTTGGCTATTTGGATAAATGCCCCCGATCGTCGAAAACTCTCAAGGGGATTTCCCAAGTTTCAGCAAAACATCGGATCATTCTAACCAGAACGCCGATCCTAAATAATTTGATTGTAAGGGAAcccgagtgacgtcaccggtAATAAtacttttttaattaaataggaATTTTATACGCTGTTTACATTTACGACTCAGGAAGATCTGCTGGGGACGGTCGCGAACTTGAAAGTAAAATTCGAGGAGCCAATCGTGAAGGCAAGTTCCCTATAAACAAatacataattaaataaaattaacaCGAATTTTACAAGggacgaaaacgagagaCGACTGACGCTGAAAGAGCTCGTAGTCAGGAGCGAGAGGACCAACTCCAGCAGATCATCGAACCGTATATTCTTCGTCGGACCAAAAAGGAAGTCATTTGCAACGCGAAGATTGACTTCGCTTGTCATCTCGTAAAATTTCCTAACGGCCTCACGATAGACAAGCTGGCGATGACGTATGTTTACCTGGTCACCATCACGGGTTACCCCTCCCTCGAGGCTGTAATCTTGCGCAACTTCATCCAACGTCATCTACAAGAGGCAAGATTCGCAGCATCGCCAAGTTCTCAATTCAAGGTTTCTAAAAGAGCCCGAGAAAGTAATTCGTGTAAGATTATGCTTCTGTGAAAGACACATTTTGTTGAGTGATCCGACGTTTTGCAGTACCAAACACAATACGCGGAAAAAAAGCAAAGTTATTGAAGAAATAACGATTCATGGTGGTGAGAATGAAAAATGGAAGATTTGAAAAacctttttaatttttttatacaGCCGAACTTTTCGCGATTGGAGAGCAGGCAAACCGTAAGAAGCAGCAATAACCTTTTTGCTTTCAATTAATGACATTTTGTTAGAGAAAGTCCAAATAGATCGTTTAAAAGGTAGTCGGAAATTTTACGTCATGGAGTTTTACAGCTTAGTAACTTTAAtgttaattttttaattgcaTGTATGCGGGCGGCAACATCGGAGGATGTTGCCCGTCTATTACGCGGACTGCAACATCATTTGGCGGCAAAATCAGATAATGTTGCATTCCTTTTCGGCCAGAATGCATCTATTTTCCAATTTATATTGGTTTCATCTCTTTTTGGTCAGTTGCCTTCTTAAACCCAGAGAGGGCGACGTAAGATCTAtaagagacggcgtcgtaaCATCGCCGTCTTTTATAATGGCGCGACATTCGTGCCAAAAGTCCACAGTTGTCATGTCATTTAAAATGCCATTTAAAATGCTATGTAAACTGCCACGTCAACTGCCATTGAAACTGCCATGGAAACAGCCATGAAAACTGCCATTGAGTAATAGACTTCcccgtctttcttttttattcggGGTCTTTTTACGCACTGCCAATCAAGATGGCTGACGTACAGGCTTTGCGACTAATCCTATGTCAGCGCATTCTTACTATTGTCGGTCTGCTAGAGCGGAGTGATGAAGCGGGTTTTGCTAGTAATGACAGCCGTTATTCGTGTCTTCTTTGCCTCAATCAAATCGTCGTTCATGTCGTTGGTGTCGTTCATGTTCTTCCAGATTCTGCGGCATCTACGGTTTTGTCATGCCTTCGAGCCTGCCTGGACTGTTAGCAACAGCTTCTGTCATGCAGATGcagaaacgccgtcgcatGGATATTGTGCTCCTACGTTGCGATCGGCCGTAGGAAGACCAAAATTTGATATAACTCGACGGCAACTTAAATATTTTCTCGGAATGGACTTTACAGCACCAGAAATGGCCGAAATGTTTGGAGTTTCCGTTCGTACGATTCGGTGAAGACTGCGCGAGCATGGTTTGACAATTCGTGCATCATACACGCAATTGTCTGATGCACAGCTGTACAAACACGTACGGGCTTTGAAACAACACTTCCCTGACGCCGGTTACCGGTGCATTCTTGGTTTATTACGATCAAGAGACATTCGAGTTCCAATCcggcgagaaaaa is a window encoding:
- the LOC136191373 gene encoding clumping factor A-like, with protein sequence MDAEEAAAAILDVSRDADDLQLEDEDEMMILAAAEESNSLSEDDNEGGSRDDGSNHDTDSCSVDGDDDSGDVDISDDDERPRYTFRALSTRLANLVAAQDGSFPAFGGSNRDDDSTDDDDDEPRYRLTDSGCRLVKLRAEFGVEVDADWRGATDEDDDDESSGDSSSNDGDDEDDDGDAEYRISDESDRGNDDFDLDGAVPDDGGDTGDADEPDNDSDADESDGAAAQNIGIRKQQAQQNTGVITELANTLP